A genomic stretch from Mastacembelus armatus chromosome 7, fMasArm1.2, whole genome shotgun sequence includes:
- the l1cama gene encoding neural cell adhesion molecule L1.2 isoform X1: MAHTQRQQVGGRGQCSSRLFPLLLLLLPFAAQPGQAAIHIPSNYHISDLKRPPVITTQPESVTVFSVEDLVMSCEATGNPPPIFRWTKDGEEFDPGSDPELKVSQQSGSFVFYTLSNTMDTLKQYQGKYVCYASNELGTAVSNEAILKTDVPPTQQKERKVHMKSEQGNSIVLKCNPPQSSMKPIIHWMDRGLHHIELSQRVVSGKDGNLYFAHLTAEDSKDDYTCNVQYLATRTILAKEPITLTVTPSNSVVRNKRPQMMRPTGSHSTYHALKGQTLELECIVQGLPTPDVSWLRKDGELSESRTVKDMFDRRLLFSNISETDGGEYQCRANNSQGKVTHTYTVIVEAAPYWTKEPVSQLYAPGETVKLDCQADGIPPPMISWTINGIPISETDEDSRRTLTASGSLILNDVTFGDTAIYQCRASNKHGTILTNTNVYVIELPPQILTEDGNTYTFTEGQKALLECETFGSPKPKVIWESGTTSSLLADPRVNPLTNGGLEIYNVTHSDEGFYTCAVQNTNLSVSAELEVLNRTVIVSPPQALKVQPGTTAIFTCLAIVDPKLGSPLIQWRKDGLKLFESHIDEKYTFEGPDLIITNVEPYDEGIYTCEVITRLDMAEATGTLTLYDRPDPPGLLQITDPKHREVTLSWTPGDDHNSPVLEYVVEFEDQDLKEIGWEELTRVSENKVHARLSLWPYMSYRFRVIAINEVGKSDSSKPSEIHNTLAEAPDRNPEDVRSESTNPNTLVIAWQEMEKHDFSGPDFKYKVMWRKVVGSGPNWHIDYTTAPPFTVSDVGNFSAFEIKVQAVNEKGEGPEPDPVIGYSGEDSPLEPPVDVGVELINSSTIKVTWAAVDRESVRGHLLGYKIYLVRLGSRAHHQGRRATEPESPVVLETGANEEKKVISSLTPYSHYTLVMTVFNSKGEGPASEMLSFKTDEGVPGPPMSLMLDSPSETEMTLHWTPPDQPNGVLIGYLLQYQQIVESDDSPMQVVTIDDSAVTHLTLRSLDRHSHYRFYLRGRTAAGDGEPIMQDGATVLDGVPPSNISLSVGENSVNLSWVAKKRHRNVSFQIHYLNKNDGSKWKKTEKVNSSQSFYQLQGLAPGSHYRLRFTYSNTTFWETDIETEGTGVTEVQPSFATQGWFIGVVSAIVLLLLILLILCFIKRSKGGKYSVKDKEEGPMDSEARPMKDETFGEYRSLESDLEEKRTASLPSLGEESKLCSEDNLDYNGSSAVTTELNMDESLVSQFSRPSEGPETLHGLPDNSPLNPNNAPPANNGMPNSVTILD, translated from the exons ATGGCTCACACGCAACGACAGCAGGTTGGCGGTAGGGGGCAGTGCTCCTCCCGCCtgttccctctcctcctcctcctcctcccctttgCTGCCCAGCCCGGCCAAGCAGCCATACACATACCCTCCAACT ACCACATAAGTGATC TCAAGAGGCCCCCAGTGATCACCACACAGCCGGAGTCTGTCACCGTCTTTAGTGTTGAAGACCTCGTCATGAGCTGTGAAGCCACTGGCAACCCTCCACCCAT TTTCCGATGGACAAAGGATGGAGAGGAGTTTGACCCAGGCAGTGACCCAGAACTGAAGGTTTCCCAGCAAAGTGGCTCATTCGTATTCTACACGCTCAGTAATACTATGGACACCTTGAAGCAGTACCAGGGCAAATATGTCTGCTACGCGTCCAATGAGCTGGGAACAGCCGTTTCTAATGAGGCCATACTCAAAACTGATG TTCCCCCAAcccagcagaaagaaagaaaggttcATATGAAGTCTGAACAGGGAAACAGTATTGTCCTGAAGTGTAACCCTCCACAGAGCTCTATGAAGCCTATCATTCACTGGATGGACAGGG GGCTACACCATATTGAGCTCAGTCAGCGCGTGGTGTCGGGAAAAGATGGCAACCTATACTTCGCCCATTTGACGGCCGAGGACAGCAAGGATGACTACACCTGCAACGTCCAGTACCTGGCAACACGCACCATTCTGGCAAAGGAGCCCATCACTCTGACTGTTACCCCTT CCAACTCAGTTGTTCGGAACAAGAGGCCCCAGATGATGAGACCCACTGGAAGCCACAGCACTTACCATGCCCTGAAGGGCCAGACCTTGGAGCTTGAGTGCAttgtccaaggcct TCCAACTCCTGATGTGTCATGGCTGAGGAAGGACGGTGAGCTGTCCGAGTCCCGAACTGTTAAAGACATGTTCGACCGTCGCCTGCTCTTCAGTAATATCTCTGAGACTGATGGGGGCGAGTACCAGTGTAGAGCTAACAACTCCCAAGGGAAAGTCACCCACACCTACACTGTGATTGTGGAAG CTGCTCCCTACTGGACCAAGgagccagtcagtcagttatATGCCCCAGGGGAGACTGTCAAACTAGACTGCCAGGCAGACGGTATTCCTCCTCCTATGATCAGCTGGACCATCAATGGGATCCCCATCTCAG AAACAGATGAGGACAGTAGACGCACTCTGACAGCGAGCGGGTCTCTAATATTAAATGACGTGACCTTCGGAGACACTGCCATCTACCAGTGTCGAGCCTCCAACAAGCACGGAACCATCCTCACCAACACCAACGTCTATGTCATCG agCTGCCCCCACAGATCCTCACTGAGGATGGGaatacatacacattcacagagGGCCAGAAGGCTTTACTGGAGTGTGAGACATTTGGTTCTCCTAAACCCAAAGTCATATG GGAGAGCGGCACCACATCCTCCCTTCTGGCAGATCCTCGAGTTAACCCACTCACCAATGGGGGGCTGGAGATCTATAATGTCACCCACAGTGATGAGGGATTCTACACCTGCGCTGTCCAGAACACCAACCTGTCAGTCAGTGCAGAGCTGGAAGTGCTAA ACAGGACAGTGATTGTGTCACCTCCACAGGCTCTGAAAGTGCAGCCTGGAACCACAGCAATCTTCACCTGTCTGGCCATAGTCGACCCCAAACTAGGCTCTCCGCTCATTCAGTGGAGAAAGGACGGCCTGAAGCTGTTTGAGTCCCACATTGATGAAAA ATACACATTTGAAGGACCAGACCTGATAATCACTAACGTGGAGCCTTACGATGAGGGCATATACACTTGTGAGGTCATCACTAGGCTGGACATGGCTGAAGCCACAGGCACCCTGACTTTATATG ATCGTCCAGACCCTCCTGGCCTCCTCCAGATCACTGATCCGAAGCATCGTGAAGTCACTCTGAGCTGGACTCCTGGAGATGACCACAACAGCCCTGTTCTAG AGTATGTCGTTGAGTTTGAGGACCAAGATTTGAAGGAGATTGGTTGGGAAGAACTAACAAGAGTAAGCGAGAACAAGGTACATGCCAGGCTCTCGCTGTGGCCCTACATGTCCTACCGTTTCCGGGTCATTGCCATCAACGAAGTGGGCAAGAGTGACTCCAGCAAGCCATCTGAAATCCACAACACGCTCGCTGAAG CTCCAGACCGTAACCCAGAAGATGTTAGGAGTGAGTCCACAAACCCAAACACTCTGGTCATCGCGTGGCAG gaaatggaaaaacatgACTTCAGTGGACCGGACTTCAAATACAAGGTGATGTGGAGGAAAGTGGTGGGCAGTGGGCCCAACTGGCACATTGACTACACAACAGCACCACCGTTCACTGTCAGCGATGTTGGCAACTTCTCTGCTTTTGAGATCAAAGTTCAGGCTGTGAATGAGAAAGGGGAGGGACCTGAACCAGACCCAGTCATTGGCTACTCAGGAGAAGaca GCCCATTGGAGCCTCCAGTGGACGTGGGTGTTGAACTAATCAACAGCAGTACCATCAAAGTGACCTGGGCTGCAGTGGATCGAGAGTCGGTCAGAGGACACCTGCTAGGATACAAG ATCTACTTGGTCAGGCTCGGCTCCAGGGCTCACCACCAAGGCCGAAGGGCCACGGAGCCGGAAAGCCCCGTTGTGTTGGAGACTGGGGCCAATGAGGAGAAGAAGGTGATCAGCTCTCTCACACCATACTCCCACTATACCCTGGTCATGACTGTATTCAACAGCAAAGGAGAGGGGCCTGCCTCTGAGATGCTGTCCTTCAAGACCGATGAAGGAG TTCCTGGTCCTCCCATGTCCCTGATGCTGGACAGCCCATCAGAGACCGAAATGACCCTCCACTGGACGCCCCCTGACCAGCCCAATGGAGTCCTCATCGGATATCTACTGCAGTACCAACAGA TTGTGGAGAGTGACGACAGCCCCATGCAGGTGGTGACAATAGATGATTCTGCAGTCACCCACCTCACCCTGAGGAGCCTGGACCGCCATAGTCACTATCGCTTCTACCTGAGGGGCCGCACTGCCGCTGGGGACGGAGAGCCTATTATGCAGGATGGTGCCACCGTGCTGGATGGAG TGCCTCCTTCCAACATCAGCCTGTCTGTCGGGGAAAATTCGGTTAACCTCAGCTGGGTGGCCAAGAAGAGACACAGGAACGTGAGCTTCCAGATCCACTACCTCAACAAGAATG atgGCAGTAAATGGAAGAAGACCGAGAAGGTGAACTCCTCCCAGTCTTTCTACCAGCTCCAGGGTTTGGCTCCTGGCTCTCATTATCGTCTACGCTTCACCTACAGCAACACCACCTTCTGGGAGACTGACATTGAGACAGAAGGAACAG GAGTGACGGAGGTGCAGCCAAGCTTTGCCACACAGGGTTGGTTCATCGGCGTTGTGAGTGCCAtcgtgctgctgctgttgataCTGCTCATCCTCTGCTTCATCAAGAGGAGTAAAGGGGGGAAGTATTCAG tgaaagacaaagaagaGGGTCCGATGGATTCAGAAGCACGACCTATGAAGGATGAGACTTTTGGAGAGTACAG ATCTCTAGAAAG TGACCTCGAGGAGAAGCGCACAGCCAGCCTGCCGTCTCTGGGTGAGGAGAGCAAGCTGTGCAGTGAGGACAACCTGGACTATAACGGCAGCAGTGCCGTAACTACGGAGCTCAACATGGATGAGTCTTTGGTTAGCCAGTTCAGTCGGCCCAGCGAGGGTCCAGAGACTCTCCACGGCCTGCCAGACAACTCCCCGCTCAACCCCAACAACGCTCCCCCCGCCAATAACGGCATGCCCAACTCAGTCACCATCCTCGATTAA
- the l1cama gene encoding neural cell adhesion molecule L1.2 isoform X2 translates to MAHTQRQQVGGRGQCSSRLFPLLLLLLPFAAQPGQAAIHIPSNYHISDLKRPPVITTQPESVTVFSVEDLVMSCEATGNPPPIFRWTKDGEEFDPGSDPELKVSQQSGSFVFYTLSNTMDTLKQYQGKYVCYASNELGTAVSNEAILKTDVPPTQQKERKVHMKSEQGNSIVLKCNPPQSSMKPIIHWMDRGLHHIELSQRVVSGKDGNLYFAHLTAEDSKDDYTCNVQYLATRTILAKEPITLTVTPSNSVVRNKRPQMMRPTGSHSTYHALKGQTLELECIVQGLPTPDVSWLRKDGELSESRTVKDMFDRRLLFSNISETDGGEYQCRANNSQGKVTHTYTVIVEAAPYWTKEPVSQLYAPGETVKLDCQADGIPPPMISWTINGIPISETDEDSRRTLTASGSLILNDVTFGDTAIYQCRASNKHGTILTNTNVYVIELPPQILTEDGNTYTFTEGQKALLECETFGSPKPKVIWESGTTSSLLADPRVNPLTNGGLEIYNVTHSDEGFYTCAVQNTNLSVSAELEVLNRTVIVSPPQALKVQPGTTAIFTCLAIVDPKLGSPLIQWRKDGLKLFESHIDEKYTFEGPDLIITNVEPYDEGIYTCEVITRLDMAEATGTLTLYDRPDPPGLLQITDPKHREVTLSWTPGDDHNSPVLEYVVEFEDQDLKEIGWEELTRVSENKVHARLSLWPYMSYRFRVIAINEVGKSDSSKPSEIHNTLAEAPDRNPEDVRSESTNPNTLVIAWQEMEKHDFSGPDFKYKVMWRKVVGSGPNWHIDYTTAPPFTVSDVGNFSAFEIKVQAVNEKGEGPEPDPVIGYSGEDSPLEPPVDVGVELINSSTIKVTWAAVDRESVRGHLLGYKIYLVRLGSRAHHQGRRATEPESPVVLETGANEEKKVISSLTPYSHYTLVMTVFNSKGEGPASEMLSFKTDEGVPGPPMSLMLDSPSETEMTLHWTPPDQPNGVLIGYLLQYQQIVESDDSPMQVVTIDDSAVTHLTLRSLDRHSHYRFYLRGRTAAGDGEPIMQDGATVLDGVPPSNISLSVGENSVNLSWVAKKRHRNVSFQIHYLNKNDGSKWKKTEKVNSSQSFYQLQGLAPGSHYRLRFTYSNTTFWETDIETEGTGVTEVQPSFATQGWFIGVVSAIVLLLLILLILCFIKRSKGGKYSVKDKEEGPMDSEARPMKDETFGEYSDLEEKRTASLPSLGEESKLCSEDNLDYNGSSAVTTELNMDESLVSQFSRPSEGPETLHGLPDNSPLNPNNAPPANNGMPNSVTILD, encoded by the exons ATGGCTCACACGCAACGACAGCAGGTTGGCGGTAGGGGGCAGTGCTCCTCCCGCCtgttccctctcctcctcctcctcctcccctttgCTGCCCAGCCCGGCCAAGCAGCCATACACATACCCTCCAACT ACCACATAAGTGATC TCAAGAGGCCCCCAGTGATCACCACACAGCCGGAGTCTGTCACCGTCTTTAGTGTTGAAGACCTCGTCATGAGCTGTGAAGCCACTGGCAACCCTCCACCCAT TTTCCGATGGACAAAGGATGGAGAGGAGTTTGACCCAGGCAGTGACCCAGAACTGAAGGTTTCCCAGCAAAGTGGCTCATTCGTATTCTACACGCTCAGTAATACTATGGACACCTTGAAGCAGTACCAGGGCAAATATGTCTGCTACGCGTCCAATGAGCTGGGAACAGCCGTTTCTAATGAGGCCATACTCAAAACTGATG TTCCCCCAAcccagcagaaagaaagaaaggttcATATGAAGTCTGAACAGGGAAACAGTATTGTCCTGAAGTGTAACCCTCCACAGAGCTCTATGAAGCCTATCATTCACTGGATGGACAGGG GGCTACACCATATTGAGCTCAGTCAGCGCGTGGTGTCGGGAAAAGATGGCAACCTATACTTCGCCCATTTGACGGCCGAGGACAGCAAGGATGACTACACCTGCAACGTCCAGTACCTGGCAACACGCACCATTCTGGCAAAGGAGCCCATCACTCTGACTGTTACCCCTT CCAACTCAGTTGTTCGGAACAAGAGGCCCCAGATGATGAGACCCACTGGAAGCCACAGCACTTACCATGCCCTGAAGGGCCAGACCTTGGAGCTTGAGTGCAttgtccaaggcct TCCAACTCCTGATGTGTCATGGCTGAGGAAGGACGGTGAGCTGTCCGAGTCCCGAACTGTTAAAGACATGTTCGACCGTCGCCTGCTCTTCAGTAATATCTCTGAGACTGATGGGGGCGAGTACCAGTGTAGAGCTAACAACTCCCAAGGGAAAGTCACCCACACCTACACTGTGATTGTGGAAG CTGCTCCCTACTGGACCAAGgagccagtcagtcagttatATGCCCCAGGGGAGACTGTCAAACTAGACTGCCAGGCAGACGGTATTCCTCCTCCTATGATCAGCTGGACCATCAATGGGATCCCCATCTCAG AAACAGATGAGGACAGTAGACGCACTCTGACAGCGAGCGGGTCTCTAATATTAAATGACGTGACCTTCGGAGACACTGCCATCTACCAGTGTCGAGCCTCCAACAAGCACGGAACCATCCTCACCAACACCAACGTCTATGTCATCG agCTGCCCCCACAGATCCTCACTGAGGATGGGaatacatacacattcacagagGGCCAGAAGGCTTTACTGGAGTGTGAGACATTTGGTTCTCCTAAACCCAAAGTCATATG GGAGAGCGGCACCACATCCTCCCTTCTGGCAGATCCTCGAGTTAACCCACTCACCAATGGGGGGCTGGAGATCTATAATGTCACCCACAGTGATGAGGGATTCTACACCTGCGCTGTCCAGAACACCAACCTGTCAGTCAGTGCAGAGCTGGAAGTGCTAA ACAGGACAGTGATTGTGTCACCTCCACAGGCTCTGAAAGTGCAGCCTGGAACCACAGCAATCTTCACCTGTCTGGCCATAGTCGACCCCAAACTAGGCTCTCCGCTCATTCAGTGGAGAAAGGACGGCCTGAAGCTGTTTGAGTCCCACATTGATGAAAA ATACACATTTGAAGGACCAGACCTGATAATCACTAACGTGGAGCCTTACGATGAGGGCATATACACTTGTGAGGTCATCACTAGGCTGGACATGGCTGAAGCCACAGGCACCCTGACTTTATATG ATCGTCCAGACCCTCCTGGCCTCCTCCAGATCACTGATCCGAAGCATCGTGAAGTCACTCTGAGCTGGACTCCTGGAGATGACCACAACAGCCCTGTTCTAG AGTATGTCGTTGAGTTTGAGGACCAAGATTTGAAGGAGATTGGTTGGGAAGAACTAACAAGAGTAAGCGAGAACAAGGTACATGCCAGGCTCTCGCTGTGGCCCTACATGTCCTACCGTTTCCGGGTCATTGCCATCAACGAAGTGGGCAAGAGTGACTCCAGCAAGCCATCTGAAATCCACAACACGCTCGCTGAAG CTCCAGACCGTAACCCAGAAGATGTTAGGAGTGAGTCCACAAACCCAAACACTCTGGTCATCGCGTGGCAG gaaatggaaaaacatgACTTCAGTGGACCGGACTTCAAATACAAGGTGATGTGGAGGAAAGTGGTGGGCAGTGGGCCCAACTGGCACATTGACTACACAACAGCACCACCGTTCACTGTCAGCGATGTTGGCAACTTCTCTGCTTTTGAGATCAAAGTTCAGGCTGTGAATGAGAAAGGGGAGGGACCTGAACCAGACCCAGTCATTGGCTACTCAGGAGAAGaca GCCCATTGGAGCCTCCAGTGGACGTGGGTGTTGAACTAATCAACAGCAGTACCATCAAAGTGACCTGGGCTGCAGTGGATCGAGAGTCGGTCAGAGGACACCTGCTAGGATACAAG ATCTACTTGGTCAGGCTCGGCTCCAGGGCTCACCACCAAGGCCGAAGGGCCACGGAGCCGGAAAGCCCCGTTGTGTTGGAGACTGGGGCCAATGAGGAGAAGAAGGTGATCAGCTCTCTCACACCATACTCCCACTATACCCTGGTCATGACTGTATTCAACAGCAAAGGAGAGGGGCCTGCCTCTGAGATGCTGTCCTTCAAGACCGATGAAGGAG TTCCTGGTCCTCCCATGTCCCTGATGCTGGACAGCCCATCAGAGACCGAAATGACCCTCCACTGGACGCCCCCTGACCAGCCCAATGGAGTCCTCATCGGATATCTACTGCAGTACCAACAGA TTGTGGAGAGTGACGACAGCCCCATGCAGGTGGTGACAATAGATGATTCTGCAGTCACCCACCTCACCCTGAGGAGCCTGGACCGCCATAGTCACTATCGCTTCTACCTGAGGGGCCGCACTGCCGCTGGGGACGGAGAGCCTATTATGCAGGATGGTGCCACCGTGCTGGATGGAG TGCCTCCTTCCAACATCAGCCTGTCTGTCGGGGAAAATTCGGTTAACCTCAGCTGGGTGGCCAAGAAGAGACACAGGAACGTGAGCTTCCAGATCCACTACCTCAACAAGAATG atgGCAGTAAATGGAAGAAGACCGAGAAGGTGAACTCCTCCCAGTCTTTCTACCAGCTCCAGGGTTTGGCTCCTGGCTCTCATTATCGTCTACGCTTCACCTACAGCAACACCACCTTCTGGGAGACTGACATTGAGACAGAAGGAACAG GAGTGACGGAGGTGCAGCCAAGCTTTGCCACACAGGGTTGGTTCATCGGCGTTGTGAGTGCCAtcgtgctgctgctgttgataCTGCTCATCCTCTGCTTCATCAAGAGGAGTAAAGGGGGGAAGTATTCAG tgaaagacaaagaagaGGGTCCGATGGATTCAGAAGCACGACCTATGAAGGATGAGACTTTTGGAGAGTACAG TGACCTCGAGGAGAAGCGCACAGCCAGCCTGCCGTCTCTGGGTGAGGAGAGCAAGCTGTGCAGTGAGGACAACCTGGACTATAACGGCAGCAGTGCCGTAACTACGGAGCTCAACATGGATGAGTCTTTGGTTAGCCAGTTCAGTCGGCCCAGCGAGGGTCCAGAGACTCTCCACGGCCTGCCAGACAACTCCCCGCTCAACCCCAACAACGCTCCCCCCGCCAATAACGGCATGCCCAACTCAGTCACCATCCTCGATTAA